Proteins co-encoded in one Rhopalosiphum maidis isolate BTI-1 chromosome 2, ASM367621v3, whole genome shotgun sequence genomic window:
- the LOC113552978 gene encoding stabilin-2: protein MTACLRMLGLMAVAIGHISQGMIIYNPTSYTNRYTDPCSPNPCGSNTQCRVAEGRPVCSCLAGHWGNPLTYCQRGECEVNQDCPNSKACRNYKCEDVCSGQCGLNADCTPRNHIAVCSCPARHAGDPSVSCRRMDPQEQCYPSPCGQNTKCEVINDVPVCTCLPGYFGSPSTGCRHECDSDYDCSPSQMCQQYKCTPACASGTCAPTAICDVNNHRPTCSCPKGYFGDPYTSCRAECLSHADCPSDRPACMGDRCVDPCNGGSVCGINANCEARGATPICSCPRTMTGDPFVRCRPFEPADLCEPNPCGENARCQPGHDVTGKERPVCTCLPGYTGDALTRCRRGECTADVECRHDQACVDYQCKNVCSGQCGVDAECNARNRVATCSCPPGYTGDALSRCYPKSTSTGARYSSGGRIYYNRKK, encoded by the exons ATGACTGCG TGTTTACGAATGCTGGGCCTTATGGCCGTTGCAATCGGTCATATATCACAAG GTATGATCATTTACAATCCAACGTCGTATACGAACCGGTACACAGACCCGTGTTCGCCAAACCCGTGCGGTTCCAACACTCAGTGCCGTGTGGCAGAGGGAAGACCCGTTTGTAGCTGCCTGGCCGGACACTGGGGAAATCCGTTGACCTATTGTCAACGCGGCGAGTGCGAAG tcaATCAAGACTGCCCAAACTCGAAAGCTTGTCGTAATTACAAATGTGAAGATGTGTGCTCAGGACAATGCGGACTTAACGCTGACTGCACGCCCAGGAATCATATTGCTGTGTGTTCCTGTCCAGCCCGTCATGCCGGTGATCCGTCCGTGTCTTGTCGCCGAATGGATCCAC AAGAACAATGCTACCCTAGTCCATGTGGCCAGAACACCAAATGCGAAGTGATCAACGATGTACCAGTGTGCACTTGTCTGCCGGGTTACTTCGGTTCACCATCCACCGGTTGCCGTCACGAATGCGACTCCGACTATGATTGCAGTCCGTCTCAGATGTGCCAACAGTACAAGTGCACCCCAGCATGCGCTTCGGGCACTTGTGCACCGACTGCTATATGTGACGTCAATAACCACCGGCCCACCTGCTCGTGTCCGAAG GGCTACTTCGGTGACCCGTACACGTCATGTCGGGCCGAGTGTCTGTCGCACGCCGACTGCCCGTCGGACCGTCCGGCGTGCATGGGCGATCGTTGCGTGGACCCGTGCAACGGCGGTAGCGTGTGCGGCATCAACGCCAACTGCGAAGCGCGGGGCGCGACGCCCATATGCAGCTGCCCGCGGACCATGACCGGCGACCCGTTCGTCCGGTGCCGCCCGTTCGAGCCGGCCGACCTATGTGAACCGAACCCGTGCGGCGAGAACGCCCGGTGCCAGCCCGGCCACGACGTCACCGGCAAGGAACGGCCGGTGTGCACGTGCTTGCCCGGTTACACCGGCGACGCGCTCACCCGGTGCAGGCGCGGCGAGTGCACCGCCGACGTCGAATGCCGTCACGACCAGGCGTGCGTCGACTACCAGTGCAAGAACGTGTGCTCTGGCCAGTGCGGCGTGGACGCCGAATGCAACGCCCGGAACCGCGTGGCCACGTGCTCCTGCCCTCCCGGTTACACGGGCGACGCGCTGTCCAGGTGCTATCCGAAGTCGACGTCGACCGGCGCACGTTATTCAAGCGGCGGACGCATCTACTACAACCGCAAGAAATga